The genomic window GCAGGACAGTCAGTGTGATCAAGCCTGCTTTTATCATACATTCTAATATTGTATTAATACATGGGGTACAATAAACAGAGGATAAACCACATAAACAGTTTACTAAGCTTTTTCATTTGCAGAAATGTCTGTAAATTCCTCTACACATGCGTTCATTTCACCTGGCCAGCATGTCTGTGAACAATGGAAAGAATGGAAAGATGCAAACAGTGCTAATTATTGAGTGTGATTGTCATGGCATACATGCTGTTGAAAAGCCaacccaaaacaacaaataaacaaacaaggaTAAAAGGGAAATGATGAGGTTAGCTTATACACAGGTATACACAATTTAGctgctttaaataaaatcaactaTAGCTGTGTCCCAGTTATATAATTCTAAGCAGGTTTGGAGGGTGTGTGCACACTAGAAAAGGGTCTAAATTaggtatatttttaaaaaatccaaccTGCAACACTTGGTTTTTGACTGTGGTTTTGGTGGACAAcattgtcccacaatgcaatacgcaaaacattaaatattagaATGAATAGTGAATGGTGGGGAGATCttagaaaacaaataacaaacaaaagtattCTCTAAGGATTTAAGTGAATATTTTGAACAACATTTTGGTTTCTCTTTATAAAGTTTAATTGGCAGTGTCATTTCAAATTTACAATTTGACTGACATGAACatgttattttccattttataaaACTGTTAATTATGTTAATGTATCGTAGACTAGCTGCAAAAACAGTAAgctaatacaataaaaatgaatatactgtagTGGGTAACAGTGGGCTAAGTGGGCTTTCACttgcttttattgattttaatatttgtttttgtgcttttatctACGtactctgtaaagcactttgtgttgcctttgtgtatgaaatgtgctatataaatactatatatatgtCTTGACTGCATGCCAGTGACAAACTTCACATTACATACAGCTGTTGTCCCCAGTCCtgtccagcagggggcagtAAACGGCACCTTGGTTAGTTAAGTGTCCGGCTGTCTCCGCTCTTTTCCGCCCTCTCTGACTGACAGTCCGACGGAAGCAACACAGCGCAGTGTTTTCCGTAGTCATCGTTGACTAGCTGGTCTCTGTCCACACAAAGAAAGCATTCAGTTCGCGTCTTTGCTCGtatacttttaagtaaaaatgccGCTAGAGAATCTGGAGGAAGAGGGTCTGCCCAAGAACCCTGATCTGAGGATAGCTCAGCTGAAGTTTCTGCTCACAATGGACGGTCACCGGCAGGATGTTAAAGTGAAGACAGAGCTCATGGACGCTATCAAAGCTAACAGTGAGTTAGCATTTCACTACGTTACGTTACCCTCACTCGCCTGCTTATTACCTGCACGGTGCAGACACACATTACTGTATGCACATAGATAATGGACTTGGTGTGTAAGTGTAATTAAAATTCAGTAAAGTCCGTTAATTCACTTAACTTTTACTCAACGACCATAGCAGGAAAATTAGCCTGCTAGCTAACTTCATTAGCAGCTAGCTGGCGACTAGCAAACTCAAGGAGggttgtttgttcattttcGTCTACAAATAGAAGGCTAAAGTCATCATATTTTCACGTTCTGGCGtatttatttagcttttatttGACTTAATAGTGGAAAAATAACGGGAGGGGGCgataaataatttattagtaCATAAAATAACTGTTTTTAGTGGAAAATCGACTGAAACGTCTCTGTGTCATCATATTTTAGATGTAAAGTTAATTAAATGGTCTTTTTAACCGAGCCTGTCTCACTCCTGTCAACTAGTTAAACTATCTTCTCTGTGCTCCAGATATGGCTCCGTATTATGAGGGTCTGTGTAAGGAACTGAAGTGGCAGCTGGACGGCGACCTCCTGAATAAAATGAAGAAGGCCAACGAGGAGGAGCTGAAGCGCCTGGACGATGTGCTGGAGGATGCAGAGAAGAACCTGGGAGAGAGCGAGATACGAGACGCTATGATGGCCAAAGCCGAATATCTGATCAGGATTGGAGACAAGGTAAGTCCTCCTCGGTCAACACGCACACGGCAGCTATGGGGAGTCTCTCTGCCGCTTTGACAGGCAGGTATTCATATATCCATTTCTGTTCTAAGGACAATGATGACAATGGCTTCTATGAACTAGCCCGTagacagctttttttaaatttcggTCATTTAAAAGACAGATGatatgacaaaataattattgCAACACTTCGGGAAAATAGAAATAGCAATTTGGGCTGCATATTATAAACAGATGCATGCAGCTTTTATCTCCAGTCTTCATCTTTTGTTTAACATGTGTTACTGTAGCAGTGGTTGGAGAGACTGTTTAAAAggggaaataaataaagcaattgCTCAGTACTTTTGTTGACTTAGCTTGACAccattaataatataataacctATCAATCTAGACTGAAATCCATGACCATATCGACAGACCTCATTCAAACTAAAGTATGTTATTTATCTGAAGgactttgctgttttctttctgtcaaaatctaaatttgctgcttttcattatCTTTTAAGCAACAGGAGTTGTTTGTCACTTGACAGCTGGCATTAGATTACAACCTTGGCTTTGTGACTATTGCAGATCTTTATATGGTAGTGCTGAAAAGAtgcaacatatactgtaaacacacacccCTTTCAGGTGTCTTCTTATCTTAACGCAACAGGCACATTCCTATCTTGATTAGGCCAATGGACAGAATTCAAAGCAAAATGACAAACCAATTAACCTCACATCTGATGTTAATAAATTCATACGCTTTCTGAGTGCATGTTTGTTGAGTGTTGGTATTTGTAGTAGGTAATATCAtaaacattcattcatgttgatgctaagtagagctgcaactagtgattattttcattatctattagtcagctgtttattttctcaattaatcattttgtctataaaatgtcagaaagtagtgAGAATATTTGtgatttcccagagtcaaagacTTAATCTTTAACTGTCTTATTTTGGCTGACTGAGAGTCCAAAAACAGcaatttgccatttttgctgttaaaaaaaaaagcaattatagaagttgatgattaattttctgttgaccgACTAGTCGATGGATCatctaattgttgcagctctaaagtaTATTTTCCCAATAAAATATCACCCACTGATTACTTTCCTATTCATGAGCACTGCTTTGTATCAGAGCCAAAATCAAACATATTGCTGAAGCACTCTTTCACATGTTTGAGTGGCACTTTTAACTCCACCACACATAGTATTACATTCTTAGTAATTTGGGTGACACATAATTTGTAATGATGAGTTTCTCATTTTCGATAATATTACAGTAGTTGAAGTAGTACAGCAGTATGCAGAGTGGTTGTTTGTatcctgtttcttcttttttatctctgttGTGATAAAAGAAGTTACAGGGGTTTGCATGTACAGAATAGTAGCAGAACTGATTGACTTTATCTTGTACTTCCACAGGAGGGTGCCCTAACAGCCTTCAGGAAGACCTATGACAAGACAGTGGCTCTGGGTCACAGACTAGACATCGTCTTCTACCTGCTGAGGATCGGCCTCTTCTACATGGATAGTGACCTCATCACACGCAACTCGGAGAAAGCCAAAACGTAAAGGCTCTGTTGATCTGCAACATCTCCACCAACAGTCTCTGTAATCTTTTCAGTACTCATTATTCCCCTCCCTGCATATCTCCTCTCTCCGCAGCCTTATTGAAGAGGGGGGAGACTGGGACCGGAGGAATCGTCTGAAGGTCTACCAGGGTCTGTACTGTGTGGCCATCAGGGACTTCAAGCAAGCCGCTGAGCTCTTCCTTGACACAGTATCCACCTTTACTTCCTACGAGCTGATGGACTACAAGACCTTTGTCACCTACACTGTCTACGTCTGCATGATCGCCCTAAAAAGGCCTGACCTCCGTGAAAAGGTAGGCAAGGAGACAGTTTATTTACTCACAAGAAACTATCGAGGGAGACTGCATatgtttttgtgactttttatttgattcCAAGAGTGgttgcagtttaaaaaaaaaaaggcagtgaaTTGACTAACTGTTTCATCACTatatcatatcacatcataACTTGCATAAAggttattgtatgttttttgacACAGTTGGCAGCATGGCTGTTATAacgtttttaaatgtattcttcAGGTCATAAAGGGAGCAGAGATCTTGGAGGTGCTGCACAGTCTGCCTTCTGTTCGCCAGTATCTCTTCTCCCTCTACGAGTGCCGTTACTCTGTCTTCTTCCAGTCTCTGGGTGAGGACaccttttctttcactgatctaaaaaaaaaaaaaaaacaacattgtatAACATTTAAGTAATCTGGTCACTTGTAGAGTACAGCTGCTAGTCGTCTTTATGCTGTTTGTCATTTCAGAGATGTACAGAGCTTtctggtgtcttttttttaaatgtattccattatgtatttttctctgGATGGGATTTCTTGTCCTGCTCTGCTGCACGACTTTAATAAAGACTAAGAAGTGTCTTCTTATTGTGTTACAGCCACGGTGGAGCAGGAGATGAAGAAGGACTGGCTCTTTGCGCCACACTACCGTTACTATGTGAGGGAGATGAGGATACAGGCCTACAGCCAGCTGCTAGAGTCCTACCGCTCTCTCACCCTGGGCTACATGGCTGAGGCCTTTGGTGTCAGCACAGAGTTCATCGACCAGTGAGTGTCTGGACACCACGGCCATAGGCCATGTCTTCTGTAGTAGTGGAGGCTGTGCAAATTATTCTTGTGTTCTAGATAAGCCTCAACAATACTGCaaaattctttcttttcaatTGCAAAATCTCTCTAGTGTTCAGATTGGGCATGTAGGGAGTTCTATCAGATAATCTCAAGTGATAAATTGTTAGATGCAAGATGGTTCAGAAACTTTCTATCTTGATTTGCACTCAGATCTGTATTTACTGACTAAATGCTGTGGACAGTCTTGTAAAGAGCTACACAGGCAAAACTACACATGAATGGGAACCAATGACCTGAATCCTGCCCCCAGTGAGCTTTACTTGTGCATTCCTTCATCCCAAAGTGGGTGTAGTTTGTATTGATTCACCATTAAAACAGTATTAGAGCTTCCTGGATATATAAAGTgtacatcttcctctttttttttttcttaccctGTGCTTAGTCCGAGGTTGTAGGGAACCATCATGTTATCGCTGACTTTTGTTCTGGCTAACTGAACTATATCTTTCTTCCTCAGGGAACTGTCCCGATTCATAGCTGCTGGCCGTCTCCACTGCAAAATTGATAAAGTGAATGAGATTGTGGAAACCAATAGGTAACATTACTATTCTTCAAACCCCAATACTTTCAGgaaataactgaataattaGACGCTGAACTCTTAATATCTTCATGTGCTTTTCCACAGACCTGATAGCAAAAACTGGCAGTACCAGGAAACCATTAAGAAGGGCGACTTGCTGCTCAACAGAGTCCAGAAGTTGTCCAGAGTTATCAACATGTAACCACGGAGgccatattttttcattacagCAAGGGTCACCTTGCATTTCATCTTGGTATACCCACACCCGTAGTTTGTCTGACAAAGTGACTCttatattgtgtatataataaaaaatttgtttaactgttgcatttctcttcatttattttaggaaagaggcagagacataatttcatataaatagcagtataaattattttatttacagaaacttgttacaaaacaaatatactatacaatctttttttctttaaatattaattctAACCTATGTTTTGTTCACAAATTACATAGCAGCCAATACATAAGTCCAGCTGAAAATGATTTTGATAAtgtatacaaaaaaaaaaatctatacaCGCTTTTACATAGTATGAATGGtggatttattttttcctcccaGACACGAGCTGTAttctctctcactttcacaTTCCAAGTCTATGGTGCTAGTAGAAAAACCAACCTCGCAATGTTTCCATCGACTGGAAACGATGACGAGATGTCAGTGGAGTTTGAGggtaaacaaaaacacttgattGAATGTTTTAATGTACAACTCCCAGTAAACCAGAGGGGGCTTAAGCCACACACTGACGAGAACAGAAAATCTTAACGTCTTGTCTGGAAAACTTGGATAAACCCCCACCCACCCCAAAAAAAACGCACAACACTAAGTGTTTCATACTGGGCAGCTGACAAGCTCAGGTTTTACCACATTTAGGGTTCATAGGCAAATTTAAAAGCAAACTCCCTAAACACTTCGAACATTCAAGTAAGGTAAAACAACCCAAAGAATACTGTCCTCAAACAGTCAGGGTGAAACAAATTCAGGCACTTTCTTAATTTGATATTTCTTTTAAAGGCtgcaaactatttctttaaaagcTGTGTTTCAAATTACTTGTTTGGCAACGACGATGCAAGCAGGTGAACTGTTTGAAGTGTTCTTCTTCCTTGCAGTGATTGCTTTAGTCCCTTCAGCCTTATAAAAGAACATTATATTTCAatcatgaaatgtgtttaagGTACACCATCTACAAAGTGTATGACTGAGGAGTCCATGGAAATTGGTCAGACAACGGGCACAGCTTCAAGCCTGcaggacatttttcaaaatcaCAGGCTAATTGGGTCACatagtaacattttttttttgttgttgtgttgattcATAGGCAACGTAAAATGTATTGTAAAAGCACATGTGATTGAGACCTTGAAAAGTGAATAAAGGTATCCTCTGTCATACAGACACATGCTACAGTGGCAACACTTCACCTTT from Thunnus maccoyii chromosome 3, fThuMac1.1, whole genome shotgun sequence includes these protein-coding regions:
- the psmd6 gene encoding 26S proteasome non-ATPase regulatory subunit 6, whose protein sequence is MPLENLEEEGLPKNPDLRIAQLKFLLTMDGHRQDVKVKTELMDAIKANNMAPYYEGLCKELKWQLDGDLLNKMKKANEEELKRLDDVLEDAEKNLGESEIRDAMMAKAEYLIRIGDKEGALTAFRKTYDKTVALGHRLDIVFYLLRIGLFYMDSDLITRNSEKAKTLIEEGGDWDRRNRLKVYQGLYCVAIRDFKQAAELFLDTVSTFTSYELMDYKTFVTYTVYVCMIALKRPDLREKVIKGAEILEVLHSLPSVRQYLFSLYECRYSVFFQSLATVEQEMKKDWLFAPHYRYYVREMRIQAYSQLLESYRSLTLGYMAEAFGVSTEFIDQELSRFIAAGRLHCKIDKVNEIVETNRPDSKNWQYQETIKKGDLLLNRVQKLSRVINM